The Verrucomicrobium spinosum DSM 4136 = JCM 18804 genome includes a region encoding these proteins:
- a CDS encoding ABC transporter ATP-binding protein — protein sequence MSRSSSSERKSNLKSGFKEEAGFFIKYLKPHASVFIPALFVLIITALLTLVLPEFMGKIVARAVPAHGEDVGQALHTINHYALLIGTVLGVQALLAFWRIFFFSKAAERALVQVRLDTFSRILKLPMATLQARRVGELGSRLANDVEVIRETLVSTIPQIIRHSIMLVAGIVLVFTKSVKLSLFMLACIPAAVLLVAIFGARIRKVSRMAQDELAASQVVVDESLTSITSVKAFANETQEIGRYHGFLESFLKAAMRGAWLRAAFVAFIIFVFTSVLTLCIWFGVRMVINGEIDRERFIQLTLFTAVMSGSIATLPELVSQLQKAVGALERVREILEEPEENLRPDESVRLHGDIAMQGVWFHYPSRTDTTVLADFNLEAKAGQKIALVGPSGAGKSTVVNLLYRFYEPEKGEVLLDGRPARDYPLAALRKNFSLVPQEVLLFGGSIQENIRYGRPDATDAEVVEAARQANAHLFIEKLPEGYQTLVGERGTQLSGGQRQRVAIARAILANPAVLVLDEATSSLDAESERLVQEALDKLMANRTSIIIAHRLSTVRRADQILVMSGGTVIERGTHDELYARENSLYRTLAKLQLEE from the coding sequence GTGTCGCGATCATCCTCCTCCGAGCGCAAGAGCAATCTCAAATCCGGCTTCAAAGAAGAGGCGGGCTTTTTTATCAAGTACCTGAAGCCGCATGCGTCGGTGTTCATTCCGGCGTTATTTGTGCTGATCATCACCGCACTGCTGACGCTGGTGCTTCCGGAGTTCATGGGCAAGATCGTGGCGCGAGCCGTGCCCGCTCATGGTGAGGATGTGGGACAGGCGTTGCACACGATCAATCACTACGCGCTGCTCATCGGCACGGTGTTGGGAGTGCAGGCTCTGCTGGCTTTCTGGCGCATCTTCTTCTTCAGCAAGGCAGCGGAGCGGGCGCTTGTTCAGGTGCGGCTGGACACCTTCAGCCGGATTTTGAAGCTGCCGATGGCTACGCTCCAGGCCCGCCGGGTGGGAGAATTGGGCTCCCGGCTGGCGAATGATGTGGAGGTGATCCGGGAGACACTTGTTTCCACGATCCCTCAGATCATCCGCCATAGCATCATGCTGGTGGCGGGGATTGTTCTTGTCTTCACGAAGTCGGTCAAGCTCTCCCTCTTCATGCTGGCCTGCATCCCGGCCGCCGTGCTGCTGGTGGCCATTTTTGGTGCCAGGATCCGCAAGGTCTCCCGCATGGCGCAAGATGAGCTGGCCGCGAGCCAGGTGGTGGTGGATGAGAGCCTCACCAGCATCACCAGTGTGAAGGCCTTTGCCAATGAGACCCAGGAGATCGGGCGCTATCACGGCTTCCTGGAAAGCTTCCTGAAGGCGGCCATGCGTGGGGCCTGGCTGCGGGCCGCGTTCGTAGCGTTTATCATCTTCGTTTTCACCAGCGTCCTCACGTTGTGCATCTGGTTCGGGGTACGCATGGTGATCAACGGAGAGATTGATCGCGAGCGTTTCATCCAGCTCACACTGTTCACGGCGGTCATGAGCGGTTCCATTGCCACGCTGCCAGAGCTGGTCTCCCAGCTGCAAAAGGCGGTGGGTGCCCTGGAACGCGTGCGGGAGATTCTGGAGGAGCCTGAGGAGAATCTCCGTCCCGACGAATCGGTGCGTCTGCACGGCGACATCGCCATGCAGGGCGTGTGGTTTCACTATCCCTCCCGTACTGACACCACGGTGCTGGCAGACTTCAACCTGGAAGCAAAGGCGGGGCAGAAGATCGCGCTCGTGGGTCCCAGCGGTGCTGGGAAGAGCACGGTGGTCAATCTGTTGTACCGCTTCTACGAGCCTGAGAAGGGCGAGGTGCTGTTGGACGGTCGTCCGGCCCGGGACTATCCGCTGGCGGCCCTCCGCAAAAACTTCTCGCTGGTTCCTCAAGAGGTGCTGCTCTTTGGCGGTTCCATTCAGGAGAACATTCGCTATGGCCGGCCAGATGCGACAGATGCGGAAGTGGTGGAAGCGGCCCGCCAGGCCAATGCGCACCTGTTTATCGAGAAGCTGCCAGAGGGCTATCAGACCCTGGTGGGCGAGCGTGGCACCCAGTTAAGCGGAGGGCAGCGCCAGCGTGTGGCCATCGCCCGTGCCATTCTGGCCAATCCCGCTGTCCTGGTTCTGGATGAAGCCACGAGCAGTCTGGATGCCGAGAGTGAACGTCTCGTCCAGGAGGCTCTGGACAAGCTCATGGCCAATCGCACCAGCATCATCATTGCCCACCGCCTGAGCACGGTGCGCCGGGCGGACCAAATCCTGGTGATGAGCGGCGGCACCGTCATCGAACGCGGCACCCATGATGAACTTTATGCGCGGGAGAACAGCTTGTACCGCACGTTGGCCAAGTTGCAGCTGGAGGAGTGA